The Phaenicophaeus curvirostris isolate KB17595 chromosome 23, BPBGC_Pcur_1.0, whole genome shotgun sequence genome includes the window CATCGTTGGTGGCACCAGGGCTCATGGTGAGTGCAGGATGCTGAGGTGATGCTCACCCTCCCTTCACCTTTGCAGCTCCCTGGCTTCTGTGAAGGCAGCAGATCAGTCCTGGGGCTTCAGACCCACGTCAACTGCAGCAGCTTCTTGGGCCACAAGGCCGTGTACCGCATGGGCTTCGCCATGGCtgccttcttcttcctcttcgcCTTGCTCATGGTGTGCGTGCGCAGCAGCAAGGACCCACGAGCTGCCGTGCAGAATGGGTAAGTGCTGGTCCCTGCGAGGAGGATGCTGGTGTGAGGAAGGGCCAGAACCCCCTTCCCCGCTGGGTTCCCACTTGCAGACTgtgcctcctctctcctcctgcagctttTGGTTCTTCAAGTTCCTGGTGCTGGTGGGAATCACGGTGGGGGCCTTCTACATCCCTGATGGTGCCTTCACTTCAGGTGAGGTGCTGCCcacatttttctctgcatctcTGGGTGAAACCTCCAAGAGCTGGAGTTGGTATCCCCGCTGCTGTGTGCCCCTGTCACTGCTGAATTCCCATTATCCCTGCTTttaactgctttttctcttcccctcaaGTCTGGTTTTACTTTGGCGTGGTCGGCtccttcctcttcatcctcatccAGCTCATCCTCCTCATTGACTTCGCCCACTCGTGGAGCCAGCTGTGGCTGCGCAACGCGGACGAGAGCAACGCCAAGGGCTGGTATGCAGGTCAGTCCAGCTGGCACCGCGCACGGTTTAGGGATGGAGATGCTCATCCCAGGGCTGGGTGACACTGAGCTAGTGGGAACTCAGGATTCTGCTCcaccttctttcctttttgctttctccACCAGCTCTTTGCATTGTGACATTCATCTTCTACGCCATCTCCATTGCGGGCGTAGTCCTGCTCTACGTCTACTACACCAAGGCCGAGGGTTGCACAGAGGGCAAGGTCCTCATCAGCATCAACCTCATCCTCTGCCTCATTGTCTCTGTCGTGTCCATCCTGCCCAAGATCCAGGTGAGGTGGTGGGGGCCACCTGGGAGGCCAGTAGCTGTGTCACCATAGGGTACAGGACCAGCGCTGAGCACCCACCATTGTGTTTGCAGGATGCTCAGCCACACTCGGGGCTGCTGCAGGCATCCCTCATCACCCTCTACACCATATATGTCACCTGGTCCGCCCTGGCCAATGTCCCAAGTAAGCAGGATGCGGCCTCGGGTTTGGGAGGGGGTTGCACAGGGCAGGATCACACAGTGGGGTGGGTGCTTTGCTCCCCCAGGTCTCTGCAGGCCATCAGGGCTGGGAAAAGGTTCTGAACcccctgtgtgtgtgtccccagcCCAGGCCTGTAACCCCACGCTGCTGGTGAGGAACAGCACCAGCTCGACATCGACCACCCAGTTGGTGACAACCTGGTGGGACGCCCCAAGCATTGTGGGGCTGGTGATCTTCATCCTCTGCACCCTCTTCATCAGGTGAGGACTTGGCTCATGTCCCTGGGGACTGCACCTTCCCTCTGCTGTCCCCAGGCAGGTAGGCACCGGGAGGCTTTTAGGGAAAGGCGATGCTGGAGGGGCGGCCACAGCTTGGTCCAGGGCTTTGGTCACTCAGTGCTTCTGGCAAAGCTGTCCCGGTTcccagggacacagggaggcTGCCCTGTGGGGTTGGGGTCTCAGCTTTTAGGGTTCCCACACAAGCTGCATCCCCCAAACTGCCCTGCCCATCCTGAGGATGGCTCTGCAGGGTTTCCCAAGGCTCGGAGGCGCTGAGCTTGGGCAGGGGGGAAGCGAGGTGGCCACAAGCAGGCAGGCCTGAGCCTGCTGTCCCTCTGCCCGCAGTGTCCGCTCCTCAGACCACCCGCAGGTCAACAAGCTGATGCTGACGGAGGAAAGCGCAGCTGGGGCAGGCGGCGAGGCAGCGGCTGCAGAGAGCGGGCTGCACCACGCCTACGACAACGAGCAGGATGGTGTGTCCTACAACTACACCTTCTTccatctctgcctcctcctcgcTGCTCTCTACATCATGATGACCCTCACCAACTGGTACAGGTAGGCAGAGCTCCCATGGGGACCAGGGACTGTGCCCCTTCCTCTGCATACCCCTCTCCAGGCATCCTCCCTCTTGCGCTGGACCAAACTGTTTGAGGCCAACCAAGTCCTGGGCTGCGGCCAaggaagcatggccagcagggagggaggggactcTGCCCTTCTACTCAGCTCTCGCGGGACCCCACCTGGAccctgtgcccagttctggaggcttcagcacagggaggacatggagctgttggagcaagtccagaggaggccacagagatgatcccagggctggagaacgtcccgtatgaggacacactgacagagctggggttgttcagcctggagaagagaaggctccagggagaccttagagcagcttccagaagtgaaaggggctccaggaaagctggggaggggctttttagaagggcctggagtgacaggatgagggggaatggctttaaattggaagggggaagatttatattagacttgaggaaaaaattcttcactatgagggtggggaggccctggcccaggttgcccagagcagtggtggctgccccatccctggaggggttcaaggccaggttggatggggcttggagcccctgatccggtgggaggtgtccctgcccatggcagggggtggaactggatgggctttgaagtccctcccaacccaaaccattctgtgattctatggtttcatGGTCTGTGTGCAAGCCCACTTAATGTGCACTCTAATCAGCATTAATTATTTTCAGGTAGCACAGGGCAGGTTGTGCCTGGGCTTTCCAGCTCCTTGGCTGCTGTTTGGGGTCCCTTGGGATGTGGGAGGAGTGGGGACCCAGCCCCTGGGGTGCTTTAGGGTGCAGTGGTGGGGTGGCATCTCCTGGAAAAGGTGCTGGGAGCTGCGTGGGTGCAGGCATAGGGCTTCCCCGCTTCTCTCCTCcgttctctttgcttttttgctCAGTGCTCGCAGCCTCCATCCTCCCAGAGCAgttgctgctggctctgctcgGGCAGGCAGGGAGATGCCAGCGCAGCACGGTGATGGTGCTACCTGCTTGTTGGTTATTTCAGGCCAGATGAGAGCTTGCAGGTGCTGACGAGCCCCTGGACAGCCGTGTGGGTGAAGATCTGCtccagctgggctgggctcctgctcTACCTCTGGACCTTGGTGGCTCCACTGGTGCTGCCAGACCGGGACTTCAGCTGAGGCAGCGCCGGGCACCTTGCTGCCAGGTTGGAGCCGCCGTGGCCGTGTCCCTCAAGGTGGggacagccccagctctgcctcagCACTGGGCTCTGTGCACCAGAGCAGCTGCTGGTTGTGCCTTCTTGCAGGTCTGCTGTTTGAATTTGAAAGGGATGAAGTGCCAAGCAGGGAAAATcagcaagggctgagaaagACATGAGGATGTTGTTAAAGCTCTTATAAACTCTGTGTTTGTCTAGTGCCTTTGGCTGTGGCTCTATACCCTCTTCTTCTAGAGGAGACCACTGCCTTGCCTTGGGAGGGTTTGGGTTTCAACAGCTGCTGTGGAATCACTTGGTGCCCCAGGAGTGCGGTGCCTTTTAGAGAGAGATGCTCTGGGGACCGGCTCTGCACCAGGATTTAGGATCTGGACAGTGTTGCCTCCTCAAACAGCCTGAAGGAAACCAGATTTCTGGGATGCTTCTGCATACCCCTAGCCTCAGCGGTGGCCTGAACACCTTGAGGGCTCTCCTGCCCTGGTGGCCCCGGCTCCTCACGGGCTCTCCTGCCCCACTGTCCCTGCGGAAGAATGTGTCCCTGGTCCTCAGAGGAGCACAGGTTGGGTTTCCCGCAGGCTGTGGTGGCCTGGCCTCAGTGCCTTGCCTTGTTAATAAAGTCTGGTTTGGAATAAACCTAGCAGCTTTGTCCTTTCTGGGGTCTCTGCTGATGTGTGCACTGGGTGGGTGGGAggtggaggaaggaggagataTTAAAAAGCCCTAATGGCACCGTGAGGGCACAGAGGCGCGAATGGCATCGATTTGGAGCATGGGGGGTTGGAGGCCTGGAGCCACTGCCAGCCTGTGGCACCCTGAGGGGCACTGCTGGAGGTGGCGGTGGAGAGAAAAGTGGGGTGCAGGGCATGGGGTGCACAGAACACAGGGGTGCTGGATCCATTCATCAACCCGGAGGATGCTTGGTCCGTGCTTTGGATCAGGGGGTGCTGGGTCCATGCATTGGATTGGGGCATGATTGGTCCATGCctctgcaaaggaaaatgagaatatTTGGGGCTAATTGATGCTGGTTGTTTGCCCTCCACTGTCGAGggttttctcccctccccagggTAGAGCTCAGCCCTGGCGCCTGCCCATCTCCACAGGGTTCTGCTCAACTCTTAACACCCACTGAGATGATGTTTGCCCACGTGCCCAGCCAAGCAGCTGTGGTTTCACAGCCCAGCTCAGCTTATTCCTCCCCTTGCTTTAACCCCACCGGTTCCCCAGCATCTCCCTACCCTGAGGAAGGTTGGTTGAACATtttg containing:
- the SERINC2 gene encoding serine incorporator 2; its protein translation is MGACLGVCSLLSCVSCLCGSAPCLLCGCCPSTKNSTISRLTFTFFLFLGTLVSIIMIIPDVEKELYKLPGFCEGSRSVLGLQTHVNCSSFLGHKAVYRMGFAMAAFFFLFALLMVCVRSSKDPRAAVQNGFWFFKFLVLVGITVGAFYIPDGAFTSVWFYFGVVGSFLFILIQLILLIDFAHSWSQLWLRNADESNAKGWYAALCIVTFIFYAISIAGVVLLYVYYTKAEGCTEGKVLISINLILCLIVSVVSILPKIQDAQPHSGLLQASLITLYTIYVTWSALANVPTQACNPTLLVRNSTSSTSTTQLVTTWWDAPSIVGLVIFILCTLFISVRSSDHPQVNKLMLTEESAAGAGGEAAAAESGLHHAYDNEQDGVSYNYTFFHLCLLLAALYIMMTLTNWYRPDESLQVLTSPWTAVWVKICSSWAGLLLYLWTLVAPLVLPDRDFS